Proteins encoded by one window of Desulfovibrio ferrophilus:
- a CDS encoding response regulator has product MTSAPITQGARIFLADDHPAVLDGLTLLLAQDNHVICGVATCLEEAMAAIDESRADIAMVDLSLCGESGLDLIPVMVERNIPVLVYSMHEDAATQQRAADQGASGYVTKREPSGVLLEAVHRILAGERYVSPRAAANLEAGAPAQGVPLSGNSVNTKTFSERERQIWTLLAQGESNVDIAAALKISVRTVESYYTRMMAKLELDGIKALRKLAISESRLIF; this is encoded by the coding sequence ATGACTTCTGCCCCCATCACCCAGGGCGCTCGCATCTTTCTGGCCGACGATCACCCCGCAGTACTCGACGGCCTGACCCTGCTCCTGGCCCAGGACAATCATGTCATTTGCGGTGTAGCCACCTGCCTGGAAGAAGCCATGGCAGCCATTGACGAGAGCCGCGCGGACATCGCCATGGTCGACCTCAGCCTGTGCGGCGAAAGCGGCCTGGACCTGATCCCCGTGATGGTGGAACGCAACATCCCCGTGCTCGTCTATTCCATGCACGAAGACGCAGCCACGCAGCAACGCGCCGCGGATCAAGGGGCCAGCGGTTACGTGACCAAACGCGAGCCGTCGGGGGTCCTTCTGGAGGCCGTGCACCGGATTCTGGCAGGAGAGCGCTACGTCAGCCCCCGCGCTGCCGCCAATCTCGAGGCCGGTGCTCCCGCGCAGGGTGTGCCGTTGTCCGGCAACTCCGTGAACACCAAGACCTTCAGCGAGCGGGAACGACAGATCTGGACGCTCTTGGCGCAAGGGGAGAGCAATGTGGACATCGCCGCCGCCCTTAAGATCAGCGTACGCACCGTGGAGAGCTACTACACCCGGATGATGGCAAAGCTGGAGCTGGATGGGATCAAGGCCCTGCGCAAGCTGGCCATCAGCGAGAGCCGCCTGATCTTTTGA
- a CDS encoding sigma-54 interaction domain-containing protein, giving the protein MDGDYTSIGVRQVLDSVAVGVFAVDHDWRISFFNREAERITGYTADEALGMQCRDVFGSQRCAKRCYLRKAIKFGKNVIKVRLEILNRHKRRIPLEITAAVLRDENGKVVGGVESLLDLTARQVLEKHVRQSYRFADMVGRAPAMRRLFDTVKVVASTNATLLLQGETGTGKDILARVIHNLGERASGPFVKVNCAAIPANLFESELFGYRKGAFTDAKADRSGLFARAEGGTIFLDEVGDIPLESQAKLLQVLDEGIYLPLGATEPENVDVRLLAATNRNLAAKVSCGEFRSDLYYRLRVVELHLPPLRERHGDIPLLLDHFLAEFAATTGKNFDGFEPEAFQVLLAHDYPGNVRELRHVVEHGVILASEEIVRARDLPPYLTRDRGATTAQPAPLPDSHSAERAELRRILDAHGWRAAETARTLGVHRSTLWRRRRKLGL; this is encoded by the coding sequence ATGGATGGGGACTATACCTCCATCGGAGTCCGGCAAGTCCTGGATAGCGTCGCCGTAGGCGTTTTCGCTGTCGATCACGACTGGCGAATCTCCTTTTTCAATCGCGAGGCGGAGCGCATCACCGGCTACACGGCGGATGAAGCCCTGGGAATGCAGTGCCGGGACGTGTTTGGTTCTCAGCGCTGCGCCAAGCGCTGCTATCTGCGCAAGGCCATAAAATTCGGTAAAAACGTTATCAAGGTGCGCCTTGAAATACTCAATCGCCACAAGCGACGCATCCCTCTGGAGATCACGGCAGCAGTGCTGCGCGATGAGAACGGAAAAGTAGTTGGAGGGGTGGAATCCCTCCTTGATCTGACCGCCCGACAAGTCCTGGAAAAACACGTGCGCCAATCGTACCGGTTCGCCGACATGGTGGGCAGAGCTCCGGCCATGCGGCGACTATTCGATACAGTCAAGGTCGTAGCCTCAACCAACGCAACGTTACTCCTCCAGGGCGAAACAGGCACGGGCAAGGATATTCTGGCCCGGGTCATCCACAACCTCGGAGAACGGGCTTCCGGGCCTTTCGTCAAGGTCAACTGCGCGGCCATTCCAGCCAATCTCTTCGAATCCGAACTATTCGGCTACCGCAAAGGAGCCTTCACCGACGCCAAGGCGGACAGGTCAGGCCTGTTCGCCAGAGCCGAGGGAGGGACGATATTTCTGGACGAGGTGGGTGACATCCCTCTGGAGAGTCAGGCCAAGCTTTTGCAGGTTTTGGACGAAGGCATATACCTCCCTTTGGGGGCCACGGAACCTGAAAACGTGGACGTCCGTCTCCTGGCCGCCACCAATCGGAATCTGGCCGCAAAAGTGTCGTGTGGGGAGTTCCGCTCCGATCTCTATTACCGTTTGCGGGTGGTGGAGTTGCATCTGCCTCCCCTGCGTGAGCGCCATGGCGACATCCCCCTGCTTCTGGACCATTTCCTGGCTGAATTCGCGGCCACGACGGGCAAAAACTTCGACGGATTCGAGCCAGAGGCCTTTCAAGTCCTCTTGGCGCATGACTATCCGGGCAATGTGCGGGAATTGCGCCACGTGGTCGAACACGGGGTGATTTTGGCCTCGGAGGAAATCGTCCGCGCCAGAGATCTGCCACCGTATCTCACCCGTGACCGGGGCGCGACCACAGCCCAGCCTGCACCGCTTCCGGACAGTCACTCCGCAGAACGTGCCGAATTGCGCCGAATTCTGGATGCCCATGGCTGGCGCGCGGCCGAGACCGCTCGAACGCTTGGTGTCCATCGCTCCACCCTATGGCGCAGGCGCAGAAAGCTCGGACTCTGA
- a CDS encoding ABC transporter permease yields the protein MKRSRLAFWIFMAPVLMWLLLLIVLPHLDLLTMSFRGENDYGDAVWTLQNYKNFFTEPIYWLTFVRTALYAIITTMITFVLAMPVSFYIAKLARARSQGALMILLLLPFWVSELVRIYGWMILLRESGVLNFFMLQLGLIDKPIEMLYNDATMIMGLVYTSMLFMVVPLVSVMESLDDSLIEAAHDLGAGQLTIWRTIILPHCKPGITSGAIVVFMLALGNYLTPNLMGGKNSLWFTEQIYNQFIASFNWNQGSAFGFLLLVLSSAIIWAGLKLTGQKLGEVAS from the coding sequence ATGAAACGTTCGCGCCTGGCCTTCTGGATCTTCATGGCCCCTGTTCTGATGTGGCTGCTGCTGCTCATCGTTTTGCCCCACCTCGACCTCTTAACCATGAGCTTCCGGGGTGAAAACGACTACGGAGACGCGGTCTGGACCCTGCAGAACTACAAGAATTTCTTTACCGAGCCCATCTACTGGCTGACCTTTGTGCGCACCGCGCTCTACGCCATCATCACCACCATGATCACCTTCGTGCTGGCCATGCCGGTGTCCTTTTACATCGCCAAGCTGGCCCGTGCCCGCTCGCAGGGCGCGCTGATGATCCTCCTGCTGCTGCCGTTCTGGGTCAGCGAGCTGGTGCGCATCTACGGCTGGATGATCCTGCTGCGCGAGTCGGGCGTTCTGAACTTCTTCATGTTGCAGCTCGGGCTCATCGATAAGCCCATCGAGATGCTCTACAACGACGCCACCATGATCATGGGCCTGGTCTACACCTCCATGCTGTTCATGGTCGTGCCGCTGGTCTCGGTCATGGAAAGCCTGGACGACAGCCTGATCGAGGCGGCCCACGACCTGGGCGCCGGGCAGTTGACCATCTGGCGGACCATCATCCTGCCGCACTGCAAGCCGGGCATCACCTCCGGAGCCATCGTGGTCTTCATGCTGGCGCTGGGCAACTACCTGACCCCGAACCTGATGGGCGGCAAGAACTCGCTCTGGTTCACGGAGCAGATCTACAACCAGTTCATCGCCAGCTTCAACTGGAACCAGGGCTCGGCCTTCGGATTCCTGCTGCTGGTGCTGAGTTCGGCCATCATCTGGGCAGGCTTGAAGCTCACGGGCCAGAAACTCGGGGAGGTGGCGTCATGA
- a CDS encoding ABC transporter permease, which produces MIRSLPRSKGYDWSFTAFIVLYFTFLFAPLLVTCVLAFNDSNFPSLPWQGFSLDWFVANGPERIGLFHDDQNLRSIVTSFETAFCVSILSVVVGTCASFLFEKEDFRFKGALYFLMLAPLVIPGVILGISLLLAANTAGTFFDETFGLDIDVFRPSFWLVVLGQFSFITTFVTLVVSARLRKFDHSLEEAALNLGATPLQVIWHITLKFLRPAIIGAGAVAFLMSFENFNTTLFLVGSKPTLPINLYLQVRDGSTPVINAVSLMLILGTSLLALLNLYFTKKEED; this is translated from the coding sequence ATGATCCGTTCGCTCCCCCGCAGCAAGGGCTACGACTGGTCCTTTACCGCCTTCATCGTGCTCTACTTCACCTTCCTGTTCGCGCCGCTGCTTGTGACGTGCGTGTTGGCCTTCAACGACTCCAACTTCCCGTCCCTGCCCTGGCAGGGCTTCAGTCTGGACTGGTTTGTTGCCAACGGCCCGGAGCGCATCGGCCTGTTCCACGATGACCAGAACCTGCGCTCCATCGTGACCAGCTTCGAGACCGCCTTTTGCGTCTCCATCCTCTCGGTGGTGGTGGGCACGTGTGCCAGCTTCCTGTTCGAGAAGGAAGACTTCCGCTTCAAGGGCGCGCTCTACTTTTTGATGCTGGCGCCGCTGGTCATCCCCGGGGTCATCCTGGGCATCTCGCTGCTTCTGGCCGCAAACACGGCGGGCACGTTCTTTGACGAGACCTTCGGGCTGGACATCGATGTCTTCCGCCCCAGCTTCTGGCTGGTGGTGCTGGGCCAGTTCTCGTTCATCACCACCTTCGTGACGCTGGTGGTCTCGGCACGCCTCAGAAAGTTCGATCACTCTCTGGAGGAGGCCGCGCTGAACCTGGGGGCCACGCCACTGCAAGTCATATGGCACATCACGCTGAAGTTCCTGCGCCCGGCCATCATCGGTGCCGGGGCCGTGGCGTTCCTGATGAGCTTCGAGAACTTCAACACCACGTTGTTTCTGGTGGGCTCGAAACCGACCCTGCCCATCAACCTCTACCTGCAAGTGCGCGACGGCAGCACCCCGGTGATCAACGCGGTCTCCCTGATGCTGATCCTTGGCACCTCGCTGCTGGCCCTGCTGAACCTCTACTTCACGAAGAAGGAAGAGGACTGA
- a CDS encoding HNH endonuclease: MKFPDYLSCLEIKELLVSMGIQTIPEIKPVSLTYQSKNFREVEVENPVIQFGKRLEAGAISLDSEDVRITIAKDDTIEINGLKACAYIKKQSYGVNLYRKTSTYRYHLCNCATIQSMIADGRLSRYVSTTRSDGLFPVIVQSPPRAKEHILELELCKNCREMLAARGMLPNHYSLEKFFNAYQPDIPKTIRRTEQVITKEKYAPDHPEVARRYKERENYRCQMCSVNCQDAQHCLHLHHIDGDGQNNNRSNLRVFCADCHARQSRHTHMLGNPNFIQMINQIKKLRKEQGILSLD, translated from the coding sequence ATGAAATTCCCTGATTATTTAAGCTGTTTAGAAATTAAAGAACTTTTGGTGAGTATGGGAATCCAGACGATCCCTGAGATTAAGCCTGTTAGCCTTACGTATCAATCCAAAAATTTTAGGGAAGTAGAAGTTGAGAACCCTGTAATACAATTTGGCAAGCGGCTTGAGGCTGGAGCAATCTCGCTCGACAGTGAAGATGTAAGGATAACTATAGCCAAAGATGATACAATCGAAATCAATGGTCTCAAGGCATGTGCCTACATCAAAAAACAGTCATATGGGGTGAATCTCTACCGTAAAACCAGTACCTATAGATATCACCTCTGCAACTGTGCAACAATTCAATCAATGATAGCTGACGGTCGGTTGAGCAGATACGTTTCAACCACAAGGAGCGATGGATTATTTCCGGTAATCGTACAATCACCTCCGCGAGCGAAGGAACATATCTTGGAGTTAGAGTTGTGTAAGAATTGCCGAGAAATGCTTGCTGCTCGTGGGATGCTGCCAAATCATTATTCTTTGGAAAAGTTTTTCAATGCCTACCAACCTGACATACCCAAAACGATACGTCGGACAGAGCAGGTTATTACCAAGGAGAAGTATGCGCCCGACCACCCAGAAGTTGCAAGGAGATACAAGGAGAGGGAAAACTATCGTTGTCAAATGTGTAGTGTAAACTGCCAAGATGCTCAGCACTGTCTCCATCTCCATCATATTGATGGCGATGGTCAAAACAATAACCGTTCTAACTTGAGAGTTTTTTGCGCCGACTGTCATGCACGCCAGTCAAGGCATACACATATGTTAGGGAATCCTAATTTTATTCAGATGATTAACCAAATTAAAAAGCTTAGAAAAGAACAAGGAATTCTGAGTCTTGATTAG
- a CDS encoding MotA/TolQ/ExbB proton channel family protein: MNMDFSSVFTATNNIFFIVIALCLVFGIMRGEIGRGQLVSSLPGVAISLGILGTFYGIFVGLMGFDEAHISESIPELLRGMKTAFATSLAGMSTSIILKFYYSWSDDKSVKASNDPVTSLRRIEDAIVSCFKSDEEYSLVSQVKLIRQELIDSRRETKQAFKEFADEFSKIASASLVDELQKVVNDFNAMLNELVSESFKELSSAMISLNDWQQQYRISIEENQENLKDSYSKMKQLHDTFENVVDRLVQLDGTFESIDQSLTAISVSGAELDEHTKAIASQNMLLESAIKSVRDMGQEASKVVPEISAKMNKIVNEIQVLQTETNDFVGRTTEELSDGFKQLSTEVQNHTKAIEKSLEEELTKSLNSLAGSLSALSGKFASDYLPLTEKLRDVLSIAEGGNGRMG, from the coding sequence ATGAATATGGATTTCAGTAGTGTTTTCACTGCCACTAACAATATCTTTTTTATTGTAATAGCTTTGTGTCTTGTGTTTGGAATCATGAGAGGTGAAATTGGTAGAGGGCAGCTTGTGTCTTCTTTGCCTGGAGTTGCAATATCTTTAGGTATCTTGGGGACTTTTTATGGCATATTTGTTGGCCTTATGGGGTTTGACGAAGCACATATATCGGAAAGCATTCCTGAGCTTTTACGGGGTATGAAAACTGCTTTTGCAACCTCTCTTGCTGGCATGTCCACTTCAATAATTCTAAAATTTTATTACTCGTGGTCTGACGATAAATCTGTAAAAGCATCAAATGATCCGGTTACAAGCTTGCGTAGAATAGAAGATGCAATTGTGTCATGCTTTAAATCTGATGAAGAATATTCTTTAGTGTCTCAAGTAAAGCTCATTCGCCAAGAGTTGATAGATAGCAGAAGAGAAACGAAGCAAGCGTTTAAAGAGTTTGCTGATGAGTTTTCAAAAATTGCATCTGCTTCTCTCGTTGATGAACTTCAAAAAGTTGTAAATGATTTCAATGCAATGCTGAATGAACTCGTTAGTGAATCATTCAAAGAGCTTTCTTCTGCGATGATCAGTCTTAATGATTGGCAGCAACAATACAGAATATCAATCGAAGAAAACCAAGAAAATCTGAAAGATTCCTATTCCAAGATGAAACAGCTTCACGACACGTTTGAAAACGTAGTAGATCGCCTCGTACAGTTGGATGGTACATTCGAAAGCATAGATCAAAGTCTTACAGCAATTTCTGTGTCAGGAGCAGAGTTAGACGAGCATACAAAAGCGATAGCAAGCCAAAACATGTTGCTTGAGTCTGCCATCAAGTCCGTTCGCGACATGGGACAAGAAGCGTCAAAGGTTGTGCCGGAGATTTCAGCTAAAATGAATAAAATTGTGAATGAAATTCAGGTACTTCAAACAGAAACTAACGATTTTGTGGGGAGAACTACTGAAGAGCTTTCTGATGGCTTCAAACAGCTCTCTACCGAGGTTCAAAATCATACTAAGGCTATCGAAAAAAGTCTTGAGGAAGAGCTTACAAAATCTCTTAATTCACTTGCGGGTTCTCTGTCGGCGCTCTCTGGGAAATTTGCTTCAGATTACCTTCCTCTTACCGAGAAATTAAGAGACGTTCTGTCGATTGCGGAGGGTGGTAATGGACGCATGGGCTAA
- a CDS encoding ABC transporter ATP-binding protein produces MTNDLSIRNVVKRFGDFTAVDDVTFDVPTGSFFSILGPSGCGKTTLLRMVAGFEEPTSGAIEIRGKDMLGVPPNRRPVNLVFQHLALFPMMNVEENIAFGLKRRGVASAEIRKLTEAILERVDLPGYGAKQINQLSGGQKQRVAIARALVLNPSVLLLDEPLGALDLKLREQMKVELKKLQAKVGTTFIYITHDQSEALVMSDRVAVMNNGRFEQMGTPQELYGKPETPFVAQFVGDTNKWTGTVTQSSANDVSLTTDEGYAFRSKAYTTFAQGSRVDLFLRPEAMRIEPRDKDGLNLFEVTVKAILFDGANSRLLTVTKEEHELIVTLPQNHKFDYIKPGDRITVGWHPDSGTCFEAQE; encoded by the coding sequence ATGACCAACGATCTTTCCATACGCAACGTAGTGAAACGCTTCGGCGACTTCACTGCTGTCGATGACGTGACCTTTGATGTGCCCACCGGGTCCTTCTTTTCCATCCTCGGGCCTTCGGGCTGCGGCAAGACCACCCTGCTCAGGATGGTTGCCGGATTCGAGGAACCCACCTCCGGGGCCATCGAGATCCGAGGCAAGGACATGCTCGGCGTGCCGCCCAACCGCCGCCCCGTAAACCTGGTGTTCCAGCATCTGGCCCTGTTCCCCATGATGAACGTCGAGGAAAACATCGCCTTTGGCCTGAAACGGCGCGGCGTGGCCTCGGCTGAAATCCGCAAGCTCACGGAGGCCATCCTCGAACGGGTGGACCTGCCCGGCTACGGCGCAAAACAGATCAACCAGTTGTCCGGCGGGCAGAAGCAGCGCGTAGCCATCGCACGCGCCCTTGTGCTCAACCCGTCTGTACTGCTGCTGGACGAGCCCCTGGGCGCGCTGGACCTGAAGCTGCGCGAGCAGATGAAGGTGGAGCTGAAGAAACTGCAGGCCAAGGTGGGCACCACGTTCATCTACATCACCCACGACCAGTCCGAGGCCCTTGTGATGTCGGACCGCGTGGCGGTGATGAACAACGGCCGCTTCGAGCAGATGGGCACTCCCCAAGAGCTGTACGGCAAGCCCGAGACGCCCTTTGTGGCCCAGTTCGTGGGTGACACCAACAAGTGGACCGGCACGGTCACCCAGAGCAGTGCCAACGACGTGTCACTGACCACGGACGAAGGCTACGCCTTCCGTTCCAAGGCCTACACGACCTTCGCCCAGGGCAGCCGAGTGGACCTGTTCCTGCGGCCCGAGGCCATGCGCATCGAACCGCGCGACAAGGACGGGCTGAACCTGTTCGAGGTCACGGTCAAGGCCATCCTCTTTGACGGCGCCAACAGCCGCCTGCTCACCGTGACCAAGGAAGAACACGAACTCATCGTGACCCTGCCCCAGAACCACAAATTCGATTACATCAAACCGGGCGACAGAATCACCGTGGGCTGGCACCCGGATTCGGGCACCTGTTTCGAGGCGCAGGAGTAG
- a CDS encoding OmpA family protein produces MDAWAKKEESYWPSISDLMSGLMLVFLFIAIAYMRNVEEGQKRIKKVAVAYQETQVSLYNSLMDEFKGDLPRWKARIDKDTLSVQFMEPDVLFQTGSAEVTNQFKTILDDFFPRYLQVLFSHEYQDCIEEIRIEGHTSSEWGNGDVAHEKAYFHNMRLSQDRTRSVLRYCFGLAANEEQKGKMEKYVTANGLSSSRLVKDEQGCELKRFSRRVEFRTRTNAEQKIVEIVEQLNNEIP; encoded by the coding sequence ATGGACGCATGGGCTAAAAAAGAAGAAAGCTACTGGCCTTCAATTTCTGATCTTATGTCCGGTCTTATGCTGGTCTTTCTCTTTATTGCGATTGCCTACATGAGGAACGTAGAAGAGGGGCAGAAAAGAATAAAAAAAGTAGCTGTCGCATACCAAGAAACACAGGTGAGCCTATATAATTCATTGATGGACGAATTTAAAGGCGATTTGCCTAGGTGGAAGGCTAGAATAGACAAAGATACACTCTCTGTTCAATTTATGGAACCTGATGTTCTTTTTCAAACTGGAAGCGCCGAAGTTACAAACCAATTTAAGACTATCCTTGATGATTTTTTTCCACGATATCTACAGGTTCTTTTTTCTCATGAGTACCAAGACTGCATTGAAGAAATAAGAATCGAAGGTCATACATCGTCAGAATGGGGAAATGGTGATGTCGCACATGAAAAAGCATATTTTCACAACATGCGTCTATCTCAGGACAGGACTAGGTCTGTCTTGCGCTACTGCTTCGGGCTGGCTGCCAATGAAGAGCAAAAAGGGAAGATGGAGAAGTATGTAACTGCGAATGGGCTCTCCTCAAGCCGATTGGTCAAGGACGAACAAGGTTGTGAATTGAAGCGCTTTTCCAGGCGTGTTGAATTTAGGACACGTACGAACGCTGAGCAAAAAATTGTGGAAATTGTGGAGCAGCTAAACAATGAAATTCCCTGA
- a CDS encoding C39 family peptidase yields MTNRNALFSFCAIFVLLAGCTAGKQIHVPAEYQPSGTKVLNVPHIQQNNGYACAAISLAQIMSFYDNTNYSGDEVWDRSGASATDVEKRGNNIPSLSKAAQSYGFNDMQFMTTNLGTIEYLIDNGIPVLVNVRQKRGSHAVVIDGYNSTQIHIVDPIRGYFWEDKDSFKKRWWANLSHPKGKKWNSAFVLMPKGTNLFTKS; encoded by the coding sequence ATGACCAACAGAAACGCACTGTTCTCTTTCTGCGCTATCTTTGTACTCTTGGCAGGATGTACAGCTGGAAAACAGATTCACGTTCCAGCTGAGTATCAACCGTCTGGAACCAAAGTTTTGAATGTACCCCACATACAACAAAACAATGGCTATGCTTGTGCGGCTATATCTTTGGCGCAGATAATGTCATTTTACGACAACACAAATTACTCTGGGGATGAAGTCTGGGATCGTTCAGGGGCGAGCGCAACTGATGTCGAAAAACGTGGAAATAACATTCCATCTTTGTCCAAGGCTGCTCAGTCATACGGCTTTAACGATATGCAATTCATGACTACGAACCTTGGGACAATTGAATACCTTATTGACAATGGAATTCCTGTTTTGGTCAACGTTCGCCAAAAAAGAGGCAGCCATGCGGTTGTAATCGATGGTTACAATAGCACACAAATTCACATTGTTGATCCTATCAGGGGCTACTTCTGGGAGGATAAAGACTCTTTCAAAAAGCGTTGGTGGGCAAACCTGTCCCATCCCAAAGGGAAAAAGTGGAATTCTGCTTTTGTCTTGATGCCCAAAGGGACCAATCTGTTTACAAAGAGCTAG